One window of the Salvia splendens isolate huo1 chromosome 1, SspV2, whole genome shotgun sequence genome contains the following:
- the LOC121807934 gene encoding uncharacterized protein LOC121807934 isoform X3, whose product MDGDGQLQNGEEDEIRNEEEHRNQETAPRSQRSTVSRRLNHDYLEEDEMEEYGQQDNEQYTNLEVTDALKNVLQILMASGSQRATTNQNHGAFQDNHQRRENGNWKNRRLVRPPISEQASVMAPTIRKATGSHFGYHRLQDEIQMEVDGQHQYEEQPDLQMTRQVMTSSTRRSTGKRKINQRLLDRDEIEEHGQQGNEQPNMEYTQEVERALKILMAPSTRKAITTLTSRSGFRENNLIKENGQPENRKQLQPQNGHQASVMPSRTWKATTNQSGCHRLRDKDQIERHREHQNEEQSEFLTTQLTKDKREEHGQRENKQASDVEVTQAIENALKILMEPSTRRATTNETSHHGFQDITQEASISAVMPPRSQNATRNQSGFHRLEDEDQMEGDEEQQNGESPEMQKAQQANNEKGTVKRVRGPTLLREIWGRNSDDERIKVTFNKRGQPVGPNRLKFTGFLGTLARNGKYAPLDIDDWRKVPKENKDEMIKFVKERFEIPEGAEHWILLSIGRKRSQWKSRVKIQCFDPTLPKDNQTPKPPPRVNEEQLKKLMSYWAKEDVMEECERNKISSQRSVLHQTTGKLSFAELEEELKERLGRSPTRVEMFAACFTHRDGNPSTHEAGVALARMREKQSNLPQGSEDPVQPNHSFAKVIGHDPLGKPRFGFGAKGDTPSRGACLQMISESQAAMRRMEERMDQFSKIIERFQPEKMQPEQNQNDVPPTRTPISPNQSSNSNIVGYKLQVGDSVCLKSLFDPKKIVAKGCLETVDPDEYVGGRRLGSNWYGVQISVPIEWDEDLIRPFSNFSTIGEAVGNRVAWPHHLVTDK is encoded by the exons GGATGAAATGGAGGAATATGGACAGCAAGACAACGAGCAGTATACAAACTTGGAAGTCACTGATGCACTTAAAAATGTATTACAGATCT TGATGGCTTCTGGTTCTCAAAGAGCGACTACCAATCAAAACCACGGTGCTTTTCAAGATAATCATCAAAGACGGGAGAACGGGAATTGGAAAAATAGGCGACTAGTGCGACCACCAATCAGTGAACAAGCTTCTG TCATGGCTCCTACAATTAGGAAGGCAACTGGAAGCCACTTTGGGTATCACAGATTACAAGATGAGATCCAAATGGAAGTAGATGGACAGCACCAATATGAAGAACAACCAGATTTGCAAATGACTCGGCAAG TGATGACTTCCAGTACACGAAGATCAACtgggaaaagaaaaataaatcaaagatTATTAGATAGGGATGAAATAGAGGAACATGGGCAGCAAGGAAATGAACAGCCAAACATGGAATACACCCAAGAAGTTGAAAGGGCATTAAAGATCT TGATGGCTCCTAGTACTCGCAAAGCAATTACAACTCTAACTTCCCGATCTGGATTTCGAGAAAATAACCTAATAAAGGAAAATGGGCAACCAGAGAATAGGAAACAACTACAGCCGCAAAACGGTCACCAAGCTTCGG TGATGCCATCTAGAACTTGGAAAGCAACTACAAACCAAAGTGGGTGTCACAGATTACGAGACAAGGATCAAATCGAAAGGCATAGAGAACACCAAAATGAAGAACAATCTGAGTTTTTAACGACTCAGCTGACTAAGGATAAACGAg AGGAACATGGGCAGCGTGAAAATAAACAAGCATCAGATGTGGAAGTCACTCAAGCGATTGAAAATGCATTGAAGATCT TGATGGAACCTAGTACTCGAAGAGCAACCACCAACGAAACTTCTCATCATGGATTCCAAGATATCACCCAAGAAGCTTCTA TTTCTGCAGTGATGCCTCCGAGATCTCAGAATGCTACTAGAAACCAAAGTGGGTTTCACAGATTAGAAGATGAGGACCAAATGGAGGGAGATGAAGAACAACAAAATGGAGAGTCACCGGAGATGCAAAAGGCTCAACAAGCAAATAATGAAAAAG GAACAGTAAAGCGGGTCCGAGGACCAACTTTATTGCGTGAAATTTGGGGAAGGAATTCAGATGATGAGCGCATCAAAGTTACTTTCAACAAGAGAGGTCAACCTGTTGGCCCCAATAGATTGAAATTTACTGGGTTTTTAGGTACATTAGCAAGAAATGGTAAATATGCTCCACTTGACATTGATGACTGGCGCAAGGTGCCTAAAGAGAACAAGGATGAGATGATAAAGTTTGTTAAG GAGAGGTTTGAAATTCCCGAAGGCGCGGAACACTGGATCTTGTTGTCCATTGGCAGGAAGAGGAGTCAGTGGAAGTCGAGGGTTAAAATTCAATGTTTTGATCCTACATTGCCAAAAGATAATCAAACCCCTAAGCCACCTCCTCGTGTAAACgaagagcaattgaagaaatTGATGTCATACTGGGCCAAAGAAGATGTAATG GAAGAATgtgaaagaaacaaaattagCAGCCAACGATCGGTTTTGCATCAAACTACTGGGAAGTTGAGCTTTGCCGAATTGGAAGAAGAATTG AAAGAGCGTTTGGGTCGATCTCCAACACGTGTAGAGATGTTTGCCGCATGCTTTACTCATCGTGATGGCAATCCCTCGACTCATGAAGCTGGAGTTGCACTT GCTCGAATGAGAGAGAAACAGTCAAACCTGCCTCAAGGTTCAGAAGATCCTGTCCAGCCCAATCACTCGTTTGCCAAAGTTATAGGCCATGATCCATTAGGTAAGCCACGGTTCGGATTCGGTGCAAAGGGAGACACTCCAAGTCGCGGTGCATGCTTACAAATGATCTCGGAAAGCCAAGCAGCAATGAGGCGAATGGAGGAAAGGATGGatcaattttcaaaaataatcgAAAGATTTCAGCCGGAAAAAATGCAGCCAGAGCAAAACCAAAATGATGTTCCTCCTACACGCACACCTATATCACCTAATCAATCTTCCAACTCAAATATCGTAGGATACAAACTTCAG GTTGGAGATTCTGTGTGCTTGAAGAGTTTGTTCGATCCAAAGAAAATTGTGGCCAAAGGCTGTCTTGAAACTGTAGATCCGGATGAATACGTTGGAGGAAGACGGCTCGGATCAAACTGGTACGGTGTTCAGATTTCTGTTCCCATAGAGTGGGATGAAGATTTGATTAGGCCGTTTTCTAACTTCTCCACAATCGGAGAAGCAGTAGGAAATCGCGTCGCATGGCCTCACCACCTG GTTACTGATAAATAA
- the LOC121807959 gene encoding heat shock 70 kDa protein 8-like, with the protein MAEPAYTVVSDSETTGEDKSSSPLPEIAIGIDIGTSQCSVAVWSGSGVELIRNTRNQKLMRSYVTFKDKIPAGGVSNQLAHEYEMLSGAAIFNIKRLVGRVDTDPVVHASKCLPFLVQTLNIGARPFIAALVKNMWRSTTPEEVLAIFLIELKTMAELRLKRPVHSVVLTIPVSFSRFQLTRVERACAMAGLQVLRLMPEPTAVALLYAQQQQNAHDNMSSGSEKIVVIFNMGAGFCDVAVSATAGGVSQIKALAGNVIGGEDILLNTMRHLLPDMDSHFSTRGIEEITRMGLLRVATQDAIHKLSTQSSVQIDIDLGGRKICKVLDREEFEQVNREIFEKCESLIKHCLHDAKVDIGDISDVILVGGCSNIPMLQKIVTGVCKKDPYMGINPLEAAVRGAALEGAVASGVNDPFGSLDLLTIQATPLSIGVRADGNSFIPIIHQNTTTSVRRDMIFTTVHDNQAEALIIIYEGDGKAVEKNHLLGYFKITGIPPAPKGVPEINICLDIDAANVLRAFAGVIMPGAQNPAAPVMEVRMPTVDDGHGWCAEALNATYGSTMDLVTVQKKGAH; encoded by the coding sequence ATGGCGGAACCAGCATATACTGTAGTGTCTGACAGCGAAACTACTGGAGAGGACAAATCTTCTTCACCTCTGCCAGAGATTGCAATCGGAATTGACATTGGTACTTCACAATGTAGCGTTGCAGTCTGGAGTGGCTCGGGGGTGGAACTTATCAGAAACACGCGGAACCAGAAGCTGATGCGGTCGTATGTCACCTTCAAAGACAAGATTCCTGCTGGAGGCGTGAGCAATCAATTGGCTCATGAGTATGAGATGTTATCCGGGGCTGCAATCTTCAACATAAAACGTCTGGTTGGTAGGGTTGACACAGACCCTGTTGTTCACGCGAGCAAATGCCTCCCTTTCCTGGTGCAGACCCTGAACATCGGTGCGAGGCCGTTTATTGCAGCGCTAGTTAAGAACATGTGGAGGTCGACTACTCCCGAAGAAGTTCTTGCAATATTTCTCATTGAGCTGAAAACAATGGCTGAGCTTCGGCTCAAGCGTCCAGTGCACAGTGTTGTCTTGACCATTCCGGTGTCGTTTAGCCGGTTCCAACTGACTCGGGTCGAAAGGGCATGTGCCATGGCTGGTCTTCAAGTCCTGAGGCTGATGCCCGAACCAACTGCAGTTGCATTGTTGTATGCACAACAGCAGCAGAACGCGCACGACAACATGAGCAGTGGAAGTGAgaaaattgttgttattttcaACATGGGTGCTGGATTTTGCGATGTAGCGGTCTCTGCCACTGCAGGAGGAGTGTCCCAGATAAAAGCCTTAGCAGGAAATGTAATAGGAGGCGAAGACATACTTCTGAACACGATGCGCCACCTCCTACCTGATATGGACAGTCACTTCTCGACCCGTGGGATTGAAGAGATCACTAGAATGGGGTTGCTTCGTGTTGCAACACAAGATGCTATCCACAAACTCTCAACCCAATCTAGTGTTCAAATTGACATTGACTTGGGCGGGAGAAAGATATGCAAGGTTCTGGATAGAGAAGAATTCGAGCAAGTGAATAGAGAAATCTTTGAGAAATGTGAGAGTCTAATCAAACATTGCTTGCACGATGCAAAGGTAGACATAGGGGATATAAGTGATGTTATTCTGGTTGGTGGTTGCTCCAACATTCCTATGCTGCAAAAGATTGTCACGGGTGTCTGCAAAAAGGATCCATACATGGGGATCAACCCGTTGGAAGCTGCAGTCAGAGGGGCAGCTCTAGAAGGCGCGGTAGCTTCTGGAGTCAACGATCCTTTCGGGAGTTTGGACCTTCTAACTATTCAAGCAACACCGTTGAGCATTGGAGTGAGAGCAGATGGAAACAGCTTCATCCCCATCATACATCAGAATACGACGACGTCAGTTAGACGCGACATGATCTTCACGACTGTGCATGATAACCAAGCTGAGGCTTTGATCATCATCTACGAAGGCGACGGGAAAGCTGTGGAGAAGAACCATCTCTTGGGATATTTCAAAATCACGGGGATACCACCAGCACCAAAAGGTGTTCCAGAGATCAACATTTGCTTGGACATCGATGCAGCAAATGTTCTAAGGGCTTTTGCAGGGGTGATCATGCCGGGTGCTCAAAACCCTGCAGCTCCGGTCATGGAAGTCCGTATGCCAACTGTAGACGATGGCCATGGATGGTGTGCTGAGGCACTCAACGCTACTTATGGTTCTACTATGGATTTAGTGACGGTGCAAAAGAAAGGTGCGCATTGA
- the LOC121757570 gene encoding acetylajmalan esterase-like, translating to MNFSVSFAVILNICVTILVATEATKILCPIKTLIQLGDSLSDTGNAIRLLPVGPTLPAARLPYGKTFPGLPTGRWSDGRLIIDYAAMGLGLPLVNPYFNKNASFRNGVNFAVAGATALNASFFLSRGIIVPSVGSLDLQLRSFRTYLASICSTPPECGDYLRRALIFVGEIGGNDINFPLSQGRSLEEIRTYIPFINQAIANATRDIIRAGATRLVVPGNFPIGCFPFVLAAFSNNDSTMYDELGCVRSANNLAIYQNSNLQIALEALRREFPGVSIIYVDYYNAFLTTFRLAPLFGLNRTTLLTPCCKSRQYNLLNSEFCGNPTVPVCSNPGQYIHWDGLHLTQEAYRRISQFVIPNILPTVIC from the exons ATGAATTTCTCTGTTTCTTTTGCTGTAATATTAAACATTTGTGTTACTATTTTAGTTGCAACAGAAGCAACAAAAATATTATGTCCAATTAAAACCTTGATCCAGCTCGGAGATTCCCTATCCGACACGGGGAATGCCATACGCCTCCTTCCTGTGGGCCCCACGCTCCCGGCAGCCCGCCTTCCCTACGGCAAAACTTTCCCTGGCCTGCCCACCGGCCGTTGGTCCGATGGTAGACTCATCATAGACTACGCAG CTATGGGTCTTGGGCTTCCATTGGTGAACCCATATTTCAATAAGAACGCTTCGTTCAGAAATGGAGTGAATTTTGCGGTGGCCGGAGCTACTGCGCTCAATGCTTCTTTCTTCCTTTCTAGAGGGATTATTGTTCCTAGTGTTGGATCATTGGACCTTCAACTACGTTCATTTCGTACCTACCTTGCCTCAATTTGCTCCACCCCTCCAG aatGTGGTGATTATCTTAGACGAGCTCTGATTTTCGTGGGTGAAATTGGAGGAAATGACATCAACTTTCCATTGTCACAAGGCAGATCCCTCGAAGAAATCCGAACCTACATTCCTTTCATAAATCAAGCTATTGCTAATGCCACAAGA GATATTATTCGAGCCGGTGCCACCCGATTGGTGGTTCCCGGAAATTTTCCGATCGGTTGCTTCCCTTTCGTCCTTGCTGCATTCAGCAACAATGATTCCACAATGTACGACGAACTTGGTTGCGTAAGAAGCGCCAACAACCTCGCAATTTACCAAAACAGTAACTTGCAAATTGCATTGGAAGCTCTCAGGAGGGAATTTCCCGGTGTATCCATAATCTATGTAGATTATTACAACGCTTTCCTAACAACTTTTCGCTTGGCGCCCTTATTTG GATTAAACCGAACAACTTTACTAACACCATGTTGTAAAAGCAGACAATACAATCTTCTCAATTCCGAGTTTTGTGGGAACCCAACCGTGCCGGTTTGCTCGAACCCGGGGCAATATATACATTGGGATGGCCTCCATTTGACACAAGAAGCTTATCGCCGTATATCCCAATTTGTTATACCTAATATTCTCCCTACAGtcatatgttaa
- the LOC121807981 gene encoding cullin-1-like: MTMNQRSTIDLEQGWDFMQNGITKLKNILEGLPEPQFSSEDYMMLYTTIYNMCTQKPPHDYSQQLYDKYKEAFQEYITTTVLPSLKEKHDEFMLRELVQRWSNHKIMVRWLSRFFHYLDRYFVARRSLPILREVGLSCFRDLVYVELSGKVKDAVISLIDQEREGEQIDRALLKNVLDIFVEIGMGQMEYYENDFEAALLNDTAAYYSRKASNWILDDSCPDYMLKAEECLKREKDRVAHYLHSSSETKLLEKVQHELLSVYATQLLEKEHSGCHALLRDDKVDDLSRMYRLFSKIPRGLEPVAQIFKQHVTAEGTALVKQAEDAASTKKAEKRDVIGLQEQVFVRKVIELHDKFMAYVNDCFLNHTLFHKALKEAFEVFCNKGVAGSSSAELLATFCDNILKKGGSEKLSDEAIEETLEKVVKLLAYISDKDLFAEFYRKKLARRLLFDKSANDEHERSILTKLKQQCGGQFTSKMEGMVTDLTLARENQASFEEYLSNSPNANPGIDLTVTVLTTGFWPSYKSFDLNLPAEMVKCVEVFKEFYQTKTKHRKLTWIYSLGTCNINGKFEQKTIELIVTTYQAAALLLFNASDRLSYQEIMTQLNLSDDDVIRLLHSLSCARYKILTKEPNTKTISPTDIFEFNSKFTDKMRRIKIPLPPVDEKKKVIEDVDKDRRYAIDASIVRIMKSRKVLGYQQLVMECVEQLGRMFKPDVKAIKKRIEDLITRDYLERDKENPNLFKYLA, encoded by the exons ATGACTATGAACCAGCGTAGCACGATTGATTTAGAACAAGGATGGGATTTTATGCAAAACGGGATAACGAAATTGAAAAATATTCTTGAAGGGCTGCCTGAGCCCCAGTTCAGTTCAGAGGACTACATGATGCTCTACAC GACAATCTACAACATGTGCACTCAAAAGCCCCCACATGATTATTCTCAACAATTATATGACAAATACAAGGAGGCTTTCCAAGAATACATTACAACGACA GTTTTGCCTTCTTTAAAGGAAAAGCATGATGAGTTCATGCTAAGGGAGCTTGTACAAAGGTGGTCAAATCATAAGATCATGGTGCGATGGCTTTCAAGGTTCTTCCACTATCTTGATAGGTACTTCGTTGCCAGAAGGTCACTTCCAATACTTAGGGAAGTTGGTCTGTCATGCTTCCGGGACCTG gtaTATGTGGAGTTATCTGGGAAAGTCAAAGATGCTGTTATTTCTCTG atcGATCAAGAGCGAGAAGGGGAGCAAATAGATCGAGCTTTGTTAAAGAATGTATTGGACATATTTGTTGAGATAGGAATGGGGCAGATGGAATATTATGAAAATGACTTTGAAGCAGCGCTGCTAAATGACACAGCAGCTTACTATTCTCGAAAAGCTTCAAATTGGATCTTAGATGATTCATGTCCTGACTATATGCTAAAG GCTGAGGAGTGTTTGAAACGAGAAAAGGACAGGGTTGCTCATTATCTTCATTCAAGTAGTGAGACAAAGTTGCTTGAG AAAGTACAACACGAGCTGCTATCTGTGTACGCCACCCAGCTACTAGAGAAGGAGCATTCAGGTTGTCATGCTTTACTGAGGGATGACAAG GTTGATGATTTGTCAAGGATGTATAGGCTATTTTCAAAAATACCTCGCGGTTTAGAGCCTGTTGCACAGATTTTTAAGCAg CATGTTACTGCTGAAGGCACAGCTTTGGTCAAACAAGCCGAAGATGCTGCAAGTACTAAGAAG GCAGAAAAGAGAGATGTTATTGGATTGCAGGAGCAG GTATTTGTGAGAAAAGTAATTGAGCTCCATGACAAATTCATGGCATATGTGAATGATTGTTTTCTAAATCACACGCTTTTCCACAAG GCTCTCAAGGAGGCCTTTGAAGTTTTCTGCAATAAGGGAGTTGCTGGAAGTTCTAGTGCGGAACTTCTTGCCACATTTTGCGATAACATACTCAAAAAGGGTGGAAGTGAAAAATTGAGTGATGAAGCTATAGAAGAAACTCTGGAGAAG GTTGTAAAACTGCTTGCTTACATTAGCGATAAGGATTTATTTGCTGAATTTTATCG GAAAAAGCTTGCACGACGTCTGTTATTTGATAAAAGTGCTAACGATGAGCATGAGAGAAGCATCCTAACAAAGTTGAAGCAGCAATGTGGTGGCCAATTTACCTCAAAAATGGAGGGAATG GTAACGGATTTAACCCTAGCTAGAGAAAATCAAGCAAGCTTTGAGGAGTATCTCAGCAATAGTCCAAATGCAAATCCAGGGATTGACTTGACGGTGACTGTTCTGACAACGGGTTTCTGGCCTAGCTACAAGTCCTTTGATCTTAATCTTCCAGCTGAGATG GTTAAATGTGTTGAAGTGTTCAAAGAGTTTTATCAAACAAAAACAAAGCATAGGAAACTTACATGGATATATTCTTTGGGCACGTGTAACATTAATGGAAAATTCGAACAAAAAACAATAGAGCTGATTGTGACTACTTATCAG gCTGCTGCGCTGCTACTGTTTAATGCATCGGATAGATTAAGCTATCAAGAAATTATGACTCAGTTGAATCTATCGGATGACGACGTCATCAGACTGCTTCATTCACTTTCATGCGCTAGGTACAAGATTTTGACGAAGGAGCCTAACACCAAAACAATTTCTCCAACTGATATCTTTGAATTTAATTCTAAGTTCACGGACAAAATGCGAAGGATCAAG ATCCCTCTTCCTCCTGTGGATGAGAAAAAGAAGGTGATTGAGGATGTTGATAAGGACAGACGTTATGCAATAGATGCCTCAATTGTTCGTATCATGAAGAGTAGGAAGGTCTTGGGATACCAGCAGCTAGTTATGGAGTGTGTTGAACAATTGGGCCGAATGTTTAAG CCGGATGTCAAAGCAATCAAGAAGAGGATTGAGGATCTGATCACTCGTGACTACCTTGAACGGGACAAGGAAAACCCCAACTTGTTCAAGTACTTGGCGTAA
- the LOC121793805 gene encoding FCS-Like Zinc finger 15-like yields MVGLSVILETYRDLSVKRSPQILSKGVMIIKPNSSPASGFLDNCFLCRRKLLPGNDIFMYKGDRAFCSVECRYRQIFMDEEESLCEKSVCTLEYTCSASATSSPSPSSSSSRSVKGGRAPFAY; encoded by the exons ATGGTAGGCTTAAGCGTGATCCTCGAAACCTACAGAGACCTCTCCGTCAAAAGAAGCCCCCAAATTCTCAGCAAAGGCGTCATGATCATCAAACCTAATTCCTCTCCTGCCTCTGGATTTCTCGATAATTGCTTCCTCTGCCGCCGCAAATTATTGCCAGGAAATGACATATTCATGTACAA AGGGGATAGGGCATTTTGCAGTGTGGAGTGCAGGTACAGGCAGATTTTCATGGACGAAGAGGAGAGCTTATGCGAAAAGAGTGTTTGTACGTTGGAGTACACCTGTTCAGCTTCCGCCACGTCATCaccgtcgccgtcgtcgtcgtctTCCCGCAGCGTCAAGGGAGGGAGAGCTCCGTTTGCGTATTGA